One stretch of Fictibacillus sp. b24 DNA includes these proteins:
- a CDS encoding ABC transporter permease, translating to MIRSYKFWIGFSIISGLIVSSLIFSVFFDSQIRQVQVLYDENMSPIKAAPFEPSFRFPMGTDPLGYDIALKVLQGAKFTLLSVIAIGFLRVLISLLAAIPLTFYMPEKIRKSLDQLLSSFYFIPLTIIAVFVLTPILREQLKIPEMEGYFIYSFVERIGLEIIILTVLVVPLLGSMISNLMASTLKEDFIEGAKVLGASRWRIFTKHVLPHLLPKLIIVWCQQCVQVLIIFTHLGYFKLFFGGTDVDFTPLVNDPPKSVSNEWSGLIGDYYFMIQSNPYIALGPIIMFAIAIYAFQLMGEGFQQHLEMRHVKKDKKEILTLEESKPLALKTPFAFLQNRGA from the coding sequence ATGATAAGAAGCTACAAATTTTGGATCGGTTTTAGTATTATTTCGGGATTGATTGTTTCGAGCCTTATCTTTTCTGTGTTTTTTGATAGCCAAATCCGTCAAGTCCAAGTGCTATATGATGAAAATATGAGTCCGATTAAGGCAGCTCCATTCGAACCATCCTTTAGGTTTCCGATGGGTACCGATCCCCTCGGTTATGATATCGCATTAAAAGTTTTGCAAGGTGCGAAATTTACATTATTGAGCGTCATCGCAATTGGGTTTTTACGGGTTCTTATCAGTCTCCTGGCTGCAATACCTTTAACCTTTTACATGCCTGAAAAAATCAGAAAAAGTCTAGATCAATTGCTCAGTTCTTTTTATTTTATCCCGCTTACAATCATAGCTGTATTTGTCCTCACACCCATTCTAAGAGAACAATTGAAAATCCCTGAAATGGAAGGATATTTTATTTATTCATTTGTTGAGCGAATCGGACTTGAAATCATCATCTTAACTGTACTTGTGGTTCCGCTGCTTGGTTCTATGATCAGTAACTTGATGGCTTCAACTTTAAAAGAAGATTTTATTGAGGGTGCGAAGGTTTTAGGAGCCAGCCGATGGAGAATCTTCACTAAACATGTATTGCCTCATTTACTTCCCAAACTCATTATTGTGTGGTGTCAGCAATGTGTTCAAGTATTAATTATCTTTACACACCTTGGGTATTTTAAGCTCTTTTTTGGAGGAACAGATGTTGATTTCACGCCTTTAGTTAATGATCCTCCAAAATCGGTATCAAATGAGTGGTCTGGATTAATAGGGGATTATTATTTCATGATCCAATCGAATCCATATATTGCGTTAGGACCCATCATCATGTTCGCCATCGCCATCTATGCGTTTCAGCTTATGGGAGAAGGATTTCAGCAACACCTTGAAATGAGACATGTAAAAAAGGATAAAAAAGAAATTTTGACGCTAGAAGAAAGCAAACCTTTAGCTCTTAAAACACCTTTTGCATTTTTACAAAACAGAGGAGCATAA
- a CDS encoding GNAT family N-acetyltransferase gives MNIRRALLTDAANIAHVHVKSWQQSYQGLVDSDYLAQMSVEERTAKWEQWLRQGDSHIVFVLEDEERNLCGFISGGAIRSHHPYAGEVYAFYLLKQVQQKGYGTKMLRTFAAELAANEKNSMIVWVLKDNPSKQAYLSLGGIKIDEEKIMIGNQELIEECFGWDDLATICT, from the coding sequence TTGAACATACGTCGGGCTCTTTTAACAGACGCAGCGAACATTGCGCATGTTCACGTAAAAAGCTGGCAGCAATCTTATCAAGGATTAGTTGATTCAGACTACTTGGCACAAATGTCGGTTGAAGAACGAACAGCAAAATGGGAACAATGGCTGAGGCAAGGAGATTCACACATTGTTTTCGTTTTAGAAGATGAAGAAAGAAATCTTTGCGGTTTTATTTCTGGGGGCGCTATTCGATCTCATCATCCATACGCGGGAGAAGTATATGCCTTTTACTTATTAAAACAAGTCCAGCAAAAGGGATATGGAACAAAAATGCTACGAACTTTTGCGGCTGAACTTGCAGCAAATGAAAAGAACAGTATGATTGTTTGGGTTTTGAAAGATAATCCGTCAAAACAAGCATATCTTTCATTAGGCGGGATAAAAATAGATGAAGAAAAAATTATGATTGGTAACCAAGAGCTGATAGAAGAATGCTTTGGATGGGATGATTTAGCGACGATATGCACATAG
- a CDS encoding NAD(P)/FAD-dependent oxidoreductase: MNTHYDVIVVGAGPAGIFTSYELTRQLPEAKILLIDKGHDIYARSCPILEKKIQKCPPAAGRKDFAGCLPACSITNGFGGAGAYSDGKFNITSEFGGWMTDYLSEEKVVELIKYVDEINLEHGATDSITDPLTPEVKDIEKRGYAAGLKLLRAQVRHLGTEQNLEILKSIYEYLKTRIEMKYKAEVEDLMTERAAEGHVAKGILLKDGTSLSAEKVVIVPGRDGSSWLTKILKKRRIKMTANQVDIGVRVETSNLVMEEINKHLYEGKFVFNTSVGTKVRTFCSNPSGHVVVENHSGIMLANGHAYKDPKLGSENTNFALLVSHQFAEPFDQPTEYAHEVSRLANQLSMGGLVVQKYGDILKGRRSTDKRIKEGFLRPTLKEAVPGDLGLVLPYNTMKSLIEMTEALDKVTPGIASEHTLFYGVEAKFYSARPKLDDKFESEISGLYVGGDGAGITRGLAQASACGVWIAQNVAAKIKENEKMPAMV, from the coding sequence ATGAATACCCATTATGATGTAATTGTTGTTGGCGCAGGTCCTGCAGGTATTTTTACGAGCTATGAATTAACAAGACAGCTTCCTGAAGCGAAAATTTTATTAATAGATAAAGGGCACGATATCTATGCCCGATCATGTCCAATTTTAGAGAAGAAAATACAAAAATGTCCCCCTGCAGCAGGCAGAAAAGATTTTGCCGGCTGCTTACCTGCTTGCTCCATTACGAATGGTTTTGGGGGAGCTGGTGCCTATTCCGATGGAAAATTCAATATTACAAGTGAATTCGGCGGATGGATGACCGATTATCTTTCTGAAGAAAAAGTGGTTGAACTTATTAAATATGTTGACGAAATTAATTTAGAGCACGGGGCAACGGATTCGATTACTGACCCGCTTACACCTGAAGTAAAAGATATCGAAAAACGTGGATATGCTGCAGGCTTAAAGCTATTGCGCGCTCAAGTTCGTCACCTTGGTACTGAACAAAACCTTGAAATTCTTAAAAGCATTTATGAATATTTAAAAACACGCATTGAGATGAAATATAAAGCCGAAGTTGAAGATCTTATGACAGAACGGGCTGCTGAAGGACATGTTGCAAAAGGAATTCTCTTAAAAGACGGAACTTCCCTTTCTGCTGAAAAAGTTGTAATCGTTCCCGGTCGTGATGGTTCTTCTTGGCTGACAAAGATTCTAAAAAAACGCCGCATTAAAATGACAGCAAACCAAGTCGATATTGGTGTTCGTGTAGAGACATCTAATCTCGTAATGGAAGAAATCAATAAGCATCTTTACGAAGGCAAATTTGTATTCAATACTTCTGTAGGCACAAAAGTGAGAACGTTCTGCTCAAACCCTTCTGGTCACGTTGTTGTAGAGAATCATTCCGGAATCATGCTTGCTAACGGTCATGCTTATAAAGATCCTAAGCTTGGCAGCGAGAATACAAACTTTGCACTTCTTGTTTCTCACCAATTCGCTGAACCGTTCGATCAGCCTACTGAATACGCTCATGAAGTATCTCGATTAGCAAATCAGCTTTCAATGGGCGGACTAGTTGTTCAAAAGTACGGAGATATCTTGAAAGGGCGTCGCTCTACTGATAAACGCATAAAAGAAGGTTTTCTGCGCCCTACATTAAAAGAAGCTGTTCCTGGTGATTTAGGGTTAGTGCTTCCGTATAACACGATGAAAAGCTTAATTGAAATGACAGAAGCGTTAGATAAAGTTACGCCTGGTATCGCGTCAGAACATACATTGTTTTACGGCGTAGAAGCAAAATTCTATTCTGCACGTCCGAAGCTTGATGACAAGTTTGAATCTGAAATCAGCGGATTATATGTAGGCGGAGATGGAGCTGGAATAACAAGGGGTCTTGCACAAGCGAGTGCTTGCGGTGTTTGGATTGCTCAGAATGTAGCGGCCAAGATTAAAGAAAACGAAAAAATGCCAGCGATGGTTTAA
- a CDS encoding protein-glutamine gamma-glutamyltransferase: MIFVNGYPVNTAQISGFNGLTSTQKQIGEKLENSRESFYYRSPHQFLFEVVMRANIVAAANAMRDSGAGFATFVNSRCNPQYWRRTAYGGFLLRSGVRPSDAISDIFINGKKYGFECTTAIMIMFYKAVLETIGTSMFDQLFNGLLLYSTEHDEDLQIIQVPSGDSLPGDVRYVKNPEHHPNTPQWQGENLIDLGNGQFFGHGIGTGTIREVIEVLNKKRMPGATVSAFLTPEIIRPNYRLMSEYTRHPIRRLLAGVI; encoded by the coding sequence ATGATTTTTGTTAATGGGTATCCAGTAAATACAGCTCAAATCTCTGGTTTTAATGGGCTTACATCAACTCAGAAACAAATAGGTGAAAAGCTTGAAAATTCTAGAGAATCGTTCTATTACAGAAGTCCTCACCAATTTTTATTTGAAGTTGTTATGCGTGCAAATATCGTTGCAGCTGCAAACGCTATGCGTGATAGTGGAGCGGGATTTGCTACGTTTGTTAATTCTCGCTGTAATCCCCAATATTGGAGAAGAACAGCTTATGGCGGTTTTTTACTTCGATCGGGAGTCCGTCCTTCTGATGCCATTTCAGACATTTTTATTAACGGGAAAAAATACGGATTCGAATGTACAACCGCCATTATGATCATGTTTTATAAAGCAGTTCTTGAAACAATTGGAACGAGTATGTTTGATCAATTGTTTAACGGATTGCTTCTCTACAGTACAGAACATGATGAGGACCTTCAAATTATTCAGGTACCGTCTGGAGATTCCTTGCCTGGAGATGTGAGATATGTTAAAAACCCAGAACATCACCCAAACACGCCTCAATGGCAAGGTGAAAATTTGATTGATCTTGGAAACGGGCAATTCTTCGGCCACGGAATTGGTACGGGTACGATTAGAGAGGTTATTGAAGTGCTTAATAAAAAGAGAATGCCTGGTGCTACAGTCTCAGCTTTTTTAACACCAGAAATTATCAGACCAAACTATCGTTTAATGTCCGAATACACTCGTCATCCAATTCGAAGACTGCTTGCTGGAGTCATATAA
- a CDS encoding GNAT family N-acetyltransferase has protein sequence MEILQANEHDLNEIVDIDQKMIGSDRRKEEIDQAIKEERCLIISSGNEICGFLIYHLQFFECCFISLIMIDPAHQRKGLASSLLSRMTQISPTEKLFSSTNESNESMKRVFTKSGFSKSGKVDNLDEGDPEIIYFINRKGAEQHGSIERNR, from the coding sequence ATGGAAATTTTGCAAGCAAATGAACATGATCTTAACGAAATCGTAGATATAGATCAAAAAATGATCGGAAGTGACCGAAGAAAAGAAGAAATAGATCAAGCGATAAAAGAGGAAAGGTGTTTGATTATATCTTCTGGAAATGAAATATGTGGGTTTCTTATCTATCATCTTCAATTCTTTGAGTGCTGCTTTATATCTCTCATTATGATTGATCCCGCACATCAAAGAAAAGGTCTGGCTAGTTCCTTGCTGAGCCGCATGACACAGATTTCACCAACAGAAAAACTGTTTTCTTCAACCAATGAATCAAACGAGTCTATGAAAAGGGTCTTCACGAAAAGTGGGTTTAGTAAAAGTGGTAAGGTTGACAACTTAGATGAGGGAGATCCTGAAATTATTTATTTTATTAATAGGAAAGGTGCCGAACAACATGGTTCAATTGAAAGAAATAGATAA
- a CDS encoding DedA family protein: MVEGVKKEVGDVMEFDLINIIHQYSYFGIFLLLALGIIGLPIPDEILLATVGYFIFAGDLAAVPAILSAFFGAITGITGSYYIGTSCGKPLLKKLGPKIGISEDKINKTQNFFLKYGKAALFFGYFMPGVRHLTAYFAGMYSLSLRQFALFAYSGAIFWCSFFILIGYQLAGRWALVMDVIHKIGLYAFTIVILSVVAWIIFKPKNKSSYSNEGFK, from the coding sequence ATGGTAGAAGGTGTAAAAAAAGAAGTTGGTGACGTCATGGAATTTGACTTAATAAATATCATTCATCAATATAGCTATTTTGGCATTTTTTTATTATTGGCATTAGGTATTATTGGGCTGCCGATTCCTGATGAAATCCTTTTGGCCACAGTAGGCTATTTTATTTTTGCAGGAGATCTTGCAGCAGTGCCTGCTATATTAAGTGCTTTTTTCGGTGCGATTACAGGTATTACGGGGAGTTATTACATCGGAACAAGCTGCGGTAAGCCTTTGTTAAAAAAACTTGGTCCGAAGATTGGAATTTCCGAAGATAAAATAAATAAAACACAAAATTTCTTCTTGAAATATGGAAAGGCTGCTTTGTTTTTTGGATACTTCATGCCAGGTGTTAGACATCTGACTGCTTATTTTGCAGGAATGTATTCATTGAGCTTGAGGCAATTTGCACTTTTCGCATACAGTGGAGCTATTTTCTGGTGTTCCTTTTTCATACTAATTGGCTATCAGCTTGCAGGACGCTGGGCACTTGTGATGGATGTGATCCATAAGATCGGGTTGTATGCATTCACAATTGTTATTTTAAGTGTTGTTGCATGGATAATCTTTAAACCGAAAAACAAAAGTTCATATTCAAACGAAGGTTTTAAATAG
- a CDS encoding ABC transporter permease subunit — MEIIKKLLLQLLLTIISIILISGLPELIINKDVSAYADKIAVVFNEVLKMNEMIYFNQGKERLFLDDIWSPYFYSLTILFGALFIAFCAAQLLTWGTLMLPMFLRKIIKNVLTFLESLPDLLVFALVQMGIVLIYKKTGILVSNVAALGADSRIYMVPIACLMILPFVYFYKMMILMTEEEMGKPYVETSLAKGMRRIYVLIVHVTRNTSEGIFHFSKSVLWFMISNLLLVEIIFNIHGITHYMYHDFRPEMLAACLILLVIPFFLIFAVFEWFIRRFTNRGELV; from the coding sequence ATGGAAATCATAAAAAAACTATTGCTGCAGTTATTATTAACGATTATTTCCATTATTCTTATAAGCGGGCTACCGGAACTGATCATAAATAAAGATGTTTCTGCTTATGCAGATAAGATTGCAGTTGTATTTAATGAAGTACTTAAAATGAACGAGATGATCTATTTCAATCAAGGAAAAGAGCGCTTATTTTTGGATGACATATGGAGTCCTTACTTTTACTCATTGACGATTCTTTTTGGTGCACTGTTCATCGCTTTTTGCGCTGCGCAGCTATTGACATGGGGGACACTTATGCTTCCTATGTTTTTGAGAAAAATTATTAAAAATGTTCTCACCTTTTTAGAATCTTTACCGGATCTTCTTGTGTTCGCACTTGTACAGATGGGAATCGTGCTAATCTATAAAAAAACAGGAATCCTTGTTTCAAATGTTGCCGCATTAGGAGCAGATAGCAGAATCTACATGGTGCCAATTGCGTGTCTCATGATTTTACCTTTCGTTTATTTTTACAAAATGATGATTCTTATGACAGAAGAAGAGATGGGGAAACCATACGTAGAAACGAGTTTGGCGAAGGGGATGCGTAGGATTTATGTTTTGATCGTCCATGTAACTAGAAACACAAGTGAAGGCATTTTTCATTTTTCGAAATCTGTTCTTTGGTTCATGATCTCCAACTTATTGTTAGTCGAGATCATTTTCAATATCCATGGAATCACACATTATATGTACCATGATTTCAGACCTGAAATGCTTGCGGCTTGTCTCATTTTACTTGTGATTCCGTTTTTTCTTATCTTTGCCGTATTCGAATGGTTCATTAGGCGTTTTACGAATAGAGGTGAGTTGGTATGA
- a CDS encoding YhcN/YlaJ family sporulation lipoprotein, protein MKKTILVTSMAVMLASFLGACGMNNNDKDMGREARNNMTEVNYDNRADRNMNDMNNNMNMGTDNYRYDENARMDVADEAANKVTDLKEVQNATVIVTDNNAYVAAMLEGGESMKLTKETEKKIGDAVRSTDQDINDVFVSTNPDFMDRMRGYADEINKGNPVSGFIKEFNDTIQRVFPTNR, encoded by the coding sequence ATGAAAAAGACTATTCTCGTTACTTCAATGGCCGTAATGCTTGCTTCCTTTTTAGGTGCTTGTGGTATGAACAATAACGATAAAGACATGGGAAGAGAAGCGCGTAATAACATGACAGAAGTAAATTATGATAATCGTGCTGACCGTAACATGAACGATATGAACAACAACATGAATATGGGGACAGACAACTACCGTTATGATGAAAATGCGCGAATGGATGTTGCTGATGAGGCTGCTAACAAAGTTACAGACTTAAAAGAAGTCCAGAACGCTACAGTTATCGTTACAGATAATAATGCTTATGTTGCTGCTATGCTTGAAGGTGGAGAAAGCATGAAGCTTACGAAGGAAACAGAGAAAAAGATCGGGGACGCTGTAAGAAGTACAGATCAAGACATCAATGATGTGTTTGTATCCACAAACCCTGATTTTATGGACCGTATGAGAGGCTATGCAGATGAGATCAACAAAGGAAATCCAGTTTCAGGTTTCATCAAAGAGTTTAATGATACGATTCAACGTGTGTTCCCAACGAACCGTTAA
- a CDS encoding murein hydrolase activator EnvC family protein, producing the protein MKRKLVMATLSLSLVFSTYTVSAETLSSIKNKKEHNRSEQDKKQGELKENQNKQDHTVDQIEQLQSSIDKTVKQIENKKASIQSTKASIEKLKKEIDVLEKRIKERDALLKERVSSMYESGGAVNYLDVLLGAKDFGDFLDRVFALNVIAEQDKAILEEHRQDKASVEKKKEEVETQLTSLNKDLAELEGLNQKLTDQKKQKAALLAHLQTEEGEIHSHIMQLEEKNELLSAQEAAIKAEIARAKREEEERKKREAAAKAAAEAAAAKAKADAAAAAARAKSSSSNSSSSAAPAPSSPPPAPAPAPVPVSRDFIMPSQGMITSGFGHRSAGMHYGMDIAKGGSAVPIVAAASGTVARAYYSSSYGNVVYITHYINGQLYTTLYAHMRTTPAVRQGQSVSQGTFLGYQGNTGESRGQHLHFELHKGPWNGSKSNAVDPRPYLQ; encoded by the coding sequence TTGAAACGCAAGCTAGTAATGGCAACACTGTCTCTGAGTCTAGTATTCAGTACATATACCGTATCGGCAGAAACTCTGTCTTCTATAAAAAATAAAAAAGAACATAATCGCTCTGAACAGGATAAAAAGCAGGGTGAACTAAAAGAGAATCAAAATAAGCAAGATCACACAGTAGATCAAATCGAACAATTACAGAGTTCTATAGATAAGACAGTTAAACAAATTGAAAACAAAAAAGCATCCATCCAATCTACAAAAGCTTCTATTGAAAAACTGAAAAAAGAGATTGATGTGCTCGAGAAAAGAATCAAGGAACGTGACGCTCTTTTAAAAGAACGTGTAAGTTCCATGTATGAAAGCGGCGGGGCTGTTAACTACCTGGACGTTTTATTAGGCGCTAAAGATTTTGGCGATTTTCTTGATCGCGTATTTGCTTTAAACGTAATTGCTGAGCAAGACAAAGCAATTTTAGAAGAACACAGACAAGATAAAGCTTCTGTTGAAAAGAAAAAAGAAGAAGTTGAAACTCAACTAACATCTCTTAATAAAGACTTAGCAGAGCTTGAGGGATTAAACCAAAAGCTAACTGATCAGAAAAAACAAAAAGCTGCTCTTCTGGCACACTTGCAAACAGAAGAAGGAGAAATCCATAGTCATATTATGCAATTAGAAGAGAAAAACGAACTGCTTTCAGCACAAGAAGCTGCAATTAAAGCAGAAATAGCTCGTGCGAAACGTGAAGAAGAAGAACGTAAAAAGAGAGAAGCGGCAGCTAAAGCAGCGGCTGAAGCAGCAGCTGCAAAAGCAAAAGCTGATGCAGCAGCAGCGGCAGCTAGAGCGAAAAGCAGCTCGTCAAACTCAAGTTCTTCAGCAGCACCAGCACCTTCATCACCACCGCCTGCACCAGCACCAGCTCCTGTGCCTGTCAGCCGTGATTTTATCATGCCTTCTCAAGGAATGATTACCTCAGGCTTCGGTCACAGAAGTGCGGGAATGCACTATGGGATGGACATTGCAAAAGGCGGAAGCGCGGTACCAATCGTTGCAGCAGCATCTGGAACAGTAGCAAGAGCTTATTATTCAAGCAGTTACGGAAACGTTGTCTATATTACGCACTATATTAATGGGCAACTTTATACAACGCTCTATGCACACATGAGAACAACACCAGCTGTTCGTCAAGGTCAATCTGTTTCTCAAGGTACGTTCCTAGGCTACCAAGGAAACACTGGTGAATCGAGAGGTCAGCATTTACACTTCGAATTGCACAAAGGACCATGGAACGGATCCAAGTCAAATGCAGTTGATCCAAGACCATATCTTCAATAA
- a CDS encoding sigma-70 family RNA polymerase sigma factor — MKTKTNVVSPEINLHNLSQEEWLIQIMDMYQDKVIRLAYTYVKDRKLAEDLAQEVFVKCFIHKDNFRNESSVKTWVYSITINLCKDYLRSGWKKYIHVIDRFSKTKPTSALTPELSIVQKSEHEALADEVLKLPLKYREVILLYYYKELTVNEISQILNKKEATVRTILQRGREMLRRKLEKGG, encoded by the coding sequence TTGAAAACGAAAACAAATGTTGTGTCACCAGAGATTAATCTACACAACTTGAGTCAGGAAGAGTGGCTTATACAAATCATGGACATGTACCAAGATAAGGTGATAAGGCTCGCTTATACATATGTAAAAGATAGAAAATTAGCTGAGGATCTGGCACAAGAAGTATTTGTGAAATGTTTTATCCATAAGGACAACTTTCGAAATGAATCATCGGTAAAAACGTGGGTATATTCAATCACCATTAATTTGTGTAAGGACTATTTAAGAAGCGGATGGAAGAAGTACATTCATGTTATTGATCGTTTTAGCAAGACCAAACCAACCTCTGCTCTAACACCCGAACTCTCTATCGTGCAAAAAAGTGAACATGAAGCATTGGCAGATGAAGTCTTGAAACTTCCACTTAAATATCGAGAGGTCATCCTTCTCTACTATTATAAAGAGTTGACGGTTAATGAGATCAGCCAGATTTTAAATAAAAAAGAAGCGACAGTCAGAACAATTCTTCAGCGAGGCAGAGAAATGCTGCGCCGTAAACTGGAAAAGGGAGGGTGA
- a CDS encoding Nif3-like dinuclear metal center hexameric protein produces MVQLKEIDNAIDELFHYREIGKDPAFSRFIPMVYDPIAFDWRKEFQTEFKQLFNGLMLRGKEEVNRVFLAVFPSDEVLTRFITESSPGDLLFMHHPLVMECGDPRGKWGSGFIPIPPRYIQQMKDKRLSVFTLHVPLDYSRVISTSDAIAEALNAKVIGEFFYEEKGACGVICEIEPISTESLIAVSKEIFSIPYADVQGTSISHITKIAITAGCGDKVDAMKEAEKMGAQAYLTGEVHCHIDNEYGKKKYNQMKEFISTTSMSLIGVSHAASEYLVHVTHMKPWFEEQFQLPVTLLPQSKWWI; encoded by the coding sequence ATGGTTCAATTGAAAGAAATAGATAACGCAATTGATGAGCTTTTCCATTATAGGGAGATCGGCAAAGACCCAGCGTTCAGCCGTTTTATCCCAATGGTTTATGACCCAATAGCGTTTGATTGGAGAAAAGAATTTCAAACAGAATTCAAACAACTTTTTAACGGACTCATGTTAAGAGGAAAAGAAGAGGTTAACCGTGTTTTCCTGGCTGTGTTTCCATCAGACGAAGTTTTAACTAGATTCATTACAGAAAGCAGCCCTGGCGATCTCTTATTTATGCATCACCCTCTCGTCATGGAGTGTGGAGATCCACGCGGGAAGTGGGGAAGCGGGTTTATTCCTATTCCGCCGCGTTATATTCAACAAATGAAGGATAAGCGTTTATCCGTCTTTACTCTTCATGTTCCATTGGATTACTCCAGAGTGATCAGTACGAGTGATGCGATTGCTGAAGCGCTCAATGCGAAAGTAATTGGTGAGTTTTTTTACGAAGAAAAAGGAGCATGTGGTGTCATTTGTGAGATTGAACCCATATCTACAGAAAGTCTGATTGCTGTATCAAAAGAAATTTTTTCTATTCCTTATGCGGATGTACAAGGAACATCAATCTCTCATATTACAAAAATAGCAATCACAGCAGGATGTGGAGATAAAGTTGATGCGATGAAAGAAGCTGAAAAGATGGGAGCACAAGCTTATTTGACGGGAGAAGTGCATTGTCATATCGATAATGAGTATGGAAAAAAGAAATATAATCAGATGAAAGAATTCATCAGTACGACTTCTATGAGTTTAATAGGTGTATCCCATGCAGCTTCAGAATATTTAGTGCATGTAACGCACATGAAACCATGGTTTGAAGAGCAATTTCAATTGCCTGTAACGCTGTTGCCACAGAGCAAATGGTGGATTTAG
- the brnQ gene encoding branched-chain amino acid transport system II carrier protein, whose product MEKRTLSVGLMLFALFFGAGNLIFPPALGQSAGDMVWQSMIGFFITGVGLPLLGVIALARSGGGLQTLTERVNPLFGAGFAIILYLAIGPFFGIPRTGTVAYEMAAMPFLPESMNGGLPLFLFTVVFFALTYWLALNPSKLVDRIGNILTPLLLIIIGTVLVKAIITPVGKLGQATPEYASSPLIKGFMDGYLTMDTLGALAFGIVVITAVKQPGMKKEQVTKMVIKAGVIAALCLAAVYGILAYLGATSQALGKSDNGGQILTNVVSQLFGQPGNLLLGLAVALACLTTSVGLVTACGEFANKMFPKLPYKTVILVLSIFSAGVANLGLSQLIKVSVPVLTAIYPVAIVLIILSYFHEAFSGRQEVYLGGIIATALISIADGLKAFGFNLGSIEQIYSHIPLYADGIGWLLPALIGAVVGFIIALIRGRIVIFST is encoded by the coding sequence ATGGAAAAACGAACGCTCTCGGTGGGCTTAATGTTATTTGCTTTGTTTTTTGGAGCTGGAAATTTAATCTTTCCGCCAGCTTTGGGTCAGTCAGCAGGAGATATGGTCTGGCAGTCCATGATTGGCTTTTTTATAACAGGAGTAGGTTTACCTTTATTAGGTGTTATCGCTTTAGCTCGATCAGGTGGAGGACTGCAGACGCTGACTGAACGCGTAAATCCTCTATTTGGTGCAGGATTTGCTATCATTCTTTATTTAGCAATCGGTCCTTTCTTTGGAATTCCAAGAACAGGTACAGTTGCATACGAGATGGCGGCTATGCCTTTCTTGCCTGAAAGTATGAATGGCGGACTGCCATTATTCTTATTCACAGTCGTATTTTTTGCTCTAACTTACTGGCTAGCATTAAATCCATCCAAGCTCGTGGATCGTATCGGTAATATCTTAACGCCTTTATTGCTGATTATTATCGGTACTGTACTTGTAAAAGCGATTATTACACCAGTTGGGAAATTAGGACAGGCAACTCCAGAATATGCGAGCAGTCCGTTAATCAAAGGGTTCATGGACGGCTATCTAACGATGGATACACTTGGTGCACTTGCGTTTGGAATCGTTGTGATTACAGCTGTAAAGCAACCTGGTATGAAGAAAGAACAAGTGACTAAAATGGTTATCAAAGCAGGTGTTATTGCCGCTTTATGTTTAGCAGCAGTGTACGGAATCCTTGCTTACCTTGGCGCAACAAGTCAAGCGCTTGGGAAATCAGATAATGGCGGACAAATCTTAACAAATGTAGTTTCACAACTGTTTGGCCAGCCCGGAAACTTACTTCTAGGTCTTGCTGTAGCACTCGCTTGTTTAACAACCTCTGTTGGACTTGTAACTGCTTGTGGTGAGTTTGCAAACAAGATGTTTCCGAAGCTACCTTATAAAACCGTTATTCTTGTATTAAGCATTTTTAGTGCAGGTGTAGCGAATCTTGGTTTAAGTCAGTTGATTAAAGTTTCTGTGCCTGTATTAACAGCTATTTATCCAGTGGCAATCGTGCTCATCATTTTGTCTTATTTTCATGAAGCATTTTCAGGAAGACAAGAAGTATACCTTGGTGGAATTATTGCGACAGCATTAATTTCTATTGCTGATGGATTAAAAGCATTTGGCTTTAATCTAGGTTCGATCGAACAGATCTACTCTCATATCCCTTTATATGCAGACGGAATCGGCTGGCTTTTACCAGCTCTAATCGGAGCTGTTGTAGGATTCATTATTGCACTGATCAGAGGAAGAATCGTAATTTTCTCCACATAA